A portion of the Algisphaera agarilytica genome contains these proteins:
- a CDS encoding mandelate racemase/muconate lactonizing enzyme family protein, protein MSTLIRDVDVRNYRVPLPKVLCDAKHGTHTHFEIVTVTVRLADGSTGTGYTYTGGRGGQSIATLIELDLAPGLVGKDAADIEGIYDWMEWHLHYVGRGGIVAFATSAVDIALWDAKAKREGLPLWKLVGGDSPECNAYYGGIDLAYTLDELVDSIKQRLDLGFQGVKIKVGQPTLAQDLERVEAIRNLVGPDIRFMVDANYSMSVEGAIEAAKAFRAYDLMWFEEPTLPDLYHAYARIGRESGMPLAMGENLHTLHEFGYAFEQANLSFIQPDASNCGGITSWLRVAEMSKAHDIPVCSHGMHELHVSLVASQPHGGWMEWHSFPIDEYSTLPITLRDGKAVASDEPGIGVAFDWKKLKPYLASQKVISEPS, encoded by the coding sequence ATGTCCACATTGATCCGTGATGTTGATGTCCGGAACTACCGCGTTCCGTTGCCGAAAGTGCTCTGTGACGCCAAACACGGAACCCACACGCACTTTGAGATCGTGACCGTCACCGTACGCCTGGCTGACGGTTCAACCGGGACCGGCTACACCTACACCGGCGGCCGGGGCGGCCAATCCATCGCCACGCTGATCGAGCTTGACCTCGCGCCCGGCCTCGTCGGTAAAGACGCGGCCGACATCGAAGGCATCTACGACTGGATGGAGTGGCACCTCCACTACGTCGGTCGTGGCGGCATCGTGGCTTTTGCCACCTCTGCTGTGGACATCGCGCTCTGGGATGCCAAAGCCAAGCGAGAGGGCTTGCCGCTCTGGAAACTGGTCGGCGGTGATTCCCCCGAGTGCAATGCGTACTACGGCGGCATCGATTTGGCTTATACCCTCGACGAGCTCGTCGACAGCATCAAACAGCGTCTGGACCTCGGGTTCCAAGGTGTCAAGATCAAGGTCGGCCAACCGACACTGGCTCAGGACCTGGAGCGTGTCGAAGCGATCCGGAATCTCGTCGGCCCCGACATCCGTTTCATGGTAGATGCGAACTACTCGATGAGTGTCGAGGGTGCGATCGAGGCGGCCAAGGCCTTCCGTGCTTACGACCTGATGTGGTTCGAGGAACCCACACTGCCCGACCTCTATCATGCCTACGCCCGGATCGGCCGCGAGAGCGGGATGCCTCTGGCCATGGGTGAGAACCTGCACACCCTGCATGAGTTCGGCTACGCGTTCGAACAAGCCAACCTGTCCTTCATCCAGCCCGATGCGTCGAACTGTGGCGGCATCACCAGCTGGTTGCGCGTTGCGGAGATGTCGAAGGCTCACGACATCCCCGTCTGCTCCCACGGCATGCACGAACTGCACGTCAGCCTCGTGGCGAGCCAGCCCCACGGCGGATGGATGGAATGGCACAGCTTCCCGATCGACGAGTATTCGACGCTGCCGATCACACTGCGGGACGGCAAGGCGGTGGCTTCCGATGAGCCCGGGATCGGCGTGGCGTTTGACTGGAAAAAGTTGAAGCCCTACTTGGCCAGTCAAAAAGTGATTTCTGAGCCTTCTTGA
- a CDS encoding SDR family NAD(P)-dependent oxidoreductase, with protein MGVLDAFKLDGKTALVTGCKRGIGMAMAVGLAEAGADVIGVSASLEAEGSDVAKAVEATGRKFTAYTCDFSDRDSLYKFIEQVKADTPQIDILVNNAGTILRKPAAEHPDEYWDKVIEVNLSAQFVLTREFGKDMVERGSGKVIFTASLLTFQGGITVPGYAASKGGIGQLTMAFANEWAGKGVNVNAIAPGYISTDNTEALRNDPTRSEQILARIPAGRWGLAEDFAGPAVFLASEAASYMHGTTMLVDGGWMGR; from the coding sequence ATGGGCGTCTTGGATGCGTTTAAGTTGGATGGAAAGACCGCGTTGGTGACCGGCTGCAAGCGCGGCATCGGGATGGCGATGGCGGTTGGTTTGGCGGAGGCCGGGGCCGATGTGATTGGTGTTAGCGCTTCGCTCGAAGCCGAGGGCAGCGATGTCGCCAAGGCGGTCGAGGCGACGGGGCGGAAGTTCACTGCTTATACCTGCGACTTCTCCGACCGCGATTCGCTGTACAAGTTCATCGAGCAGGTCAAGGCCGACACGCCGCAGATCGACATCCTGGTGAACAACGCCGGGACCATCCTCCGCAAGCCCGCCGCCGAGCACCCGGATGAATACTGGGACAAGGTCATCGAGGTGAACCTCTCAGCTCAGTTCGTGCTGACCCGTGAGTTCGGCAAGGACATGGTCGAGCGCGGCTCGGGCAAGGTGATCTTCACCGCCTCGTTGCTGACCTTCCAGGGCGGCATCACCGTGCCGGGTTATGCGGCGAGCAAGGGCGGCATCGGCCAGCTGACCATGGCGTTTGCCAACGAGTGGGCTGGCAAGGGCGTGAACGTGAACGCGATCGCCCCGGGCTACATCAGCACCGACAACACCGAAGCCCTGCGCAACGACCCCACCCGCAGCGAGCAGATCCTGGCGCGCATCCCGGCGGGTCGCTGGGGGCTTGCCGAAGACTTCGCGGGCCCCGCGGTGTTCCTGGCGTCGGAAGCCGCGTCATACATGCACGGCACGACCATGCTGGTCGATGGCGGCTGGATGGGGCGGTAG
- a CDS encoding MBL fold metallo-hydrolase, translated as MSPASVTYRIISIGALSVHEHWPTSQTPRTPHATTTLVSSGDRHILVDPGLPPQVISARLTERSGLQPSDITDVFLTNFRPAHRGGLEAFESAEWWVFENERERIGRSLLARFEQEEDNAVRRLLDAEIALLKRCMAAPDKLAPQVDLFPLPGFTPGTCGLLLAHSTSTTVIAGDAVATSEHLERGQVLKGAFDIEGAQESLVEVLEIADYVVPGHDNVILNPARRRT; from the coding sequence ATGTCTCCAGCTTCTGTCACCTATCGCATCATCAGTATCGGCGCGTTGTCGGTCCACGAGCACTGGCCCACCAGCCAGACGCCCCGCACGCCGCACGCGACCACCACGCTGGTCAGCAGCGGCGACCGGCACATCCTGGTCGACCCCGGCCTTCCCCCGCAGGTGATTTCGGCCCGGCTCACCGAGCGTTCGGGCTTGCAGCCCAGCGACATCACCGATGTGTTTCTGACCAACTTCCGCCCCGCGCACCGCGGCGGGCTGGAGGCGTTTGAGTCGGCCGAGTGGTGGGTGTTCGAGAATGAACGCGAACGCATCGGCCGGTCGTTGCTCGCTCGGTTCGAGCAGGAAGAAGACAACGCGGTCCGACGGTTGTTGGATGCCGAGATCGCACTGCTCAAGCGTTGTATGGCTGCGCCCGACAAGCTCGCCCCGCAGGTTGATCTTTTCCCCTTGCCGGGGTTCACGCCCGGCACCTGCGGGCTGTTGCTGGCCCACTCCACCTCGACCACGGTGATCGCGGGCGACGCGGTGGCGACCAGTGAACACCTTGAACGCGGTCAGGTGCTTAAGGGGGCGTTCGACATCGAGGGGGCACAGGAAAGCCTGGTTGAGGTCCTGGAGATTGCCGACTACGTCGTGCCCGGACACGACAACGTGATCCTCAACCCCGCCCGGCGTCGCACCTAG
- the coaD gene encoding pantetheine-phosphate adenylyltransferase, with product MGDHVAKTKKIGLFPGTFDPLTNGHLDVIRRGQDLFDQLIVAIGHNPAKRAIFSIDERIDMITQILREECGDHVEARSFSGLTVDFAREAQATAILRGIRNVTDLNFEFQLALTNRAIADIETVFIMTGESTAFTSSTLIKQIASAGDIDRLSTLLPGVVLDRLKEKKQAFGGKLPWAHVDHLKD from the coding sequence ATGGGCGATCACGTAGCCAAAACCAAAAAAATCGGACTGTTTCCGGGTACGTTCGACCCGCTGACCAATGGGCACCTGGATGTCATCCGACGCGGGCAAGACCTGTTTGATCAGCTGATCGTCGCGATCGGCCACAACCCCGCCAAGCGGGCAATCTTCTCGATCGACGAACGCATCGACATGATCACTCAGATCCTCCGCGAGGAATGCGGCGACCACGTCGAGGCCCGGAGCTTCTCCGGCCTGACCGTCGACTTCGCCCGTGAGGCCCAGGCCACCGCGATCCTCCGTGGTATCCGCAACGTGACCGACCTGAACTTCGAGTTCCAGCTCGCCCTGACCAACCGGGCGATCGCCGACATCGAAACCGTCTTCATCATGACCGGCGAGTCCACCGCGTTCACCAGCTCGACCCTGATCAAACAGATCGCTTCGGCGGGCGACATCGATCGGCTCTCGACGCTGCTCCCGGGAGTTGTGTTGGACCGGCTCAAAGAGAAGAAGCAGGCCTTTGGCGGCAAACTCCCCTGGGCCCACGTCGACCACCTCAAAGACTAA
- a CDS encoding zinc-dependent alcohol dehydrogenase, producing the protein MNTALLNADKTFTLESKDAQPLEEGQVRLDVAWCGICGTDLHIYRGHMDKRLNFPEVIGHEASATVAEVGPGVTEYAVGDAVVVRPLDACGECPACERGFGHVCNNLNFIGIDSSGAFQQSWNVPAKLLHRLPEGMNLELAAFVEPLAVACHDVRMAGLKADEFSVVLGGGPIGLLIAMAARAVGARVAISELSESRLELAQKLGFDTINAGSDDVEAAVIEKSGADGADVVFEVSGAAPPIRQMTKLARVRGRVVVVAIVPEPTPVDLFQVFWKELQIIGTRVYEPEDYDRAIELLASGEVDPSTLVTGRFGLSQIGEAFQSLDTDSQHMKILVNCQD; encoded by the coding sequence ATGAACACCGCACTGCTTAACGCCGACAAGACCTTCACCTTGGAATCCAAGGACGCCCAACCCCTCGAAGAAGGGCAGGTCCGCCTCGATGTCGCCTGGTGCGGCATCTGTGGCACCGACCTTCACATCTACCGCGGTCACATGGATAAGCGGCTGAACTTCCCCGAAGTCATCGGCCACGAAGCCAGTGCGACCGTCGCCGAGGTTGGCCCCGGTGTCACGGAATACGCCGTGGGTGATGCCGTTGTGGTTCGGCCGTTGGATGCCTGTGGCGAATGCCCCGCGTGTGAGCGTGGCTTCGGACACGTCTGCAACAACCTGAACTTCATCGGCATCGACTCCAGCGGCGCTTTCCAGCAGTCTTGGAACGTGCCCGCGAAGTTGTTGCACCGTCTGCCCGAAGGCATGAACCTCGAGCTCGCGGCGTTTGTCGAGCCCTTGGCGGTGGCCTGTCACGACGTGCGGATGGCTGGCCTCAAGGCCGACGAGTTCTCGGTGGTGCTGGGCGGCGGTCCGATCGGTCTGCTGATCGCGATGGCGGCCCGTGCTGTGGGCGCCCGTGTGGCGATTTCCGAGCTCAGTGAATCGCGTCTTGAGTTGGCCCAGAAGCTTGGCTTTGACACGATCAACGCGGGTTCGGACGACGTCGAAGCCGCGGTCATCGAGAAGAGCGGTGCCGACGGGGCGGATGTGGTGTTTGAGGTATCGGGGGCGGCCCCGCCGATCCGCCAGATGACCAAGCTGGCCCGCGTGCGTGGCCGGGTGGTGGTCGTGGCGATCGTTCCCGAGCCCACCCCGGTGGACCTGTTTCAGGTCTTCTGGAAGGAACTGCAGATCATCGGAACCCGCGTATACGAGCCCGAAGACTACGACCGCGCGATCGAGCTGCTGGCCAGCGGAGAGGTTGATCCTTCTACCCTGGTGACCGGCCGGTTCGGCCTGTCGCAGATCGGCGAGGCGTTTCAATCGCTAGACACCGACAGCCAGCACATGAAGATCCTGGTCAACTGTCAGGACTGA
- a CDS encoding M20/M25/M40 family metallo-hydrolase yields the protein MADPVPQSVVELLQLMVRVNTVNRALPGSVGGEAALVEALESLADAWGLATTRLPVKGQADQLLVTHVVGDDLPWILFDSHLDTVAVEGMTIDPFSGDVGDGKVWGRGSCDTKGTGAAMLWAMKQAVAGQGDRALPHNLALLFSVDEEVSMQGVASFVKNDLPSLGWWPAAVIVGEPTEHRPVIAHNGCLRWTLTTHGKACHSSVPHEGVSAISAMVRVIDLIESRYIPSLSAEHPLTGTAVCSINMIRGGSAPNIIPDRCTIQIDRRVVPGEDSAQAIADIHALLEPLGDSHPPIDFTQDVVVDHPPFGTEHNGALIDHLVPVLESLGLPKLTLGAPFATHASYFDQAGIPAVVLGPGSPHTAHTKDEWVAVDQIERGVEVYRAIMQTPLAAISS from the coding sequence ATGGCTGATCCGGTCCCGCAGAGTGTTGTTGAGTTGCTCCAGTTGATGGTGCGTGTGAACACGGTCAACCGCGCGTTGCCCGGGTCGGTCGGCGGCGAAGCGGCATTGGTGGAGGCGTTGGAATCTCTGGCTGATGCCTGGGGTTTGGCGACCACGCGACTCCCGGTCAAGGGGCAGGCCGATCAGCTGCTGGTGACGCACGTCGTGGGTGATGATCTGCCATGGATACTGTTCGATAGCCATCTGGATACGGTGGCGGTCGAAGGCATGACGATCGATCCGTTTTCGGGGGACGTGGGCGACGGTAAAGTCTGGGGGCGGGGCAGCTGCGACACCAAGGGCACCGGCGCTGCGATGTTGTGGGCGATGAAGCAAGCGGTGGCGGGGCAAGGTGATCGGGCGTTGCCGCACAACCTCGCGTTGCTGTTCAGCGTGGACGAAGAGGTGTCGATGCAGGGTGTTGCGTCGTTTGTGAAGAACGATCTGCCCTCGCTCGGTTGGTGGCCTGCCGCGGTGATCGTCGGTGAGCCCACCGAGCACCGGCCCGTCATCGCGCACAACGGATGTCTGCGTTGGACACTGACCACCCACGGCAAGGCCTGCCATTCTTCCGTGCCGCACGAGGGCGTCTCGGCGATCAGCGCGATGGTCCGCGTGATCGATCTGATCGAGAGCCGTTACATCCCGTCGCTCTCGGCCGAGCACCCGTTGACGGGGACGGCGGTGTGCTCGATCAACATGATCCGCGGCGGCAGTGCCCCCAACATCATCCCCGACCGTTGCACGATCCAGATCGACCGTCGGGTCGTGCCGGGCGAGGATTCGGCCCAAGCGATCGCAGACATCCACGCGTTGCTCGAGCCGCTCGGGGACAGCCATCCGCCGATAGATTTCACCCAAGACGTCGTCGTGGACCACCCGCCGTTTGGCACGGAGCACAACGGGGCGTTGATCGACCATCTGGTTCCGGTGCTCGAAAGTCTGGGCCTGCCCAAGCTCACCCTCGGTGCTCCGTTCGCCACGCACGCCTCGTATTTCGATCAGGCGGGTATCCCCGCCGTGGTCCTCGGTCCCGGCTCGCCCCACACGGCCCACACGAAAGACGAATGGGTGGCCGTCGATCAGATCGAGCGGGGCGTCGAGGTGTACCGCGCGATCATGCAGACCCCGCTCGCCGCGATCAGCAGCTAA
- the ilvD gene encoding dihydroxy-acid dehydratase: MTADLNRYSKTVTQPARQGASQAMLHATGLTREDLKKPQVGIASVWYEGNSCNMHLNDLAAEVRKGVTAADCVGMRFNTIGVSDGISMGTDGMGYSLQSRDLIADSIETVMSAQWYDALVTIPGCDKNMPGCIMAMGRLNRPSLMVYGGTIKPGCATIKGEELKLDIVSAFQSYGQSLAGTITEEERRTIVESSCPGAGACGGMYTANTMASAIECMGLSLPYSSCTPAVDQEKTDECIRAGHAARKLLELDLKPRDIVTKQSLLNAMRLIIVTGGSTNAVLHLLAIARAFDIELTIDEWQQMSDDTPLICDLKPSGRYVMEELHAMGGTPALIKFLIAEGMIDGSQMTVTGKTLAENVADLAGLPPFGDPATTPGTQDMVRPLSDPLKPTGHLQIMRGNLAPGGCVGKITGKEGTVFKGTARVYDCEEDMLDGLERGEIVKGDVIIIRYEGPKGGPGMPEMLTPTSAVAGAGLIKDVALMTDGRFSGGSHGFIIGHVVPEAQEGGPIALVKTGDAVTIDTDYGEINMDVSDEELEERRKAWSAPQLKARRGTLYKYIKNVKTASEGCVTDE; encoded by the coding sequence ATGACCGCCGACCTCAACCGCTACTCCAAGACCGTCACCCAGCCCGCCCGCCAGGGCGCTTCCCAGGCCATGCTCCACGCCACCGGCCTGACCCGTGAAGACCTCAAGAAGCCCCAGGTCGGCATCGCCAGCGTCTGGTACGAAGGCAACTCCTGCAACATGCACCTCAACGACCTCGCCGCCGAGGTCCGGAAGGGTGTCACCGCCGCCGACTGTGTGGGCATGCGGTTCAACACCATCGGCGTGTCCGACGGCATCAGCATGGGCACCGACGGCATGGGCTACTCGCTCCAGTCGCGCGACCTGATTGCCGACTCGATCGAAACCGTGATGAGCGCCCAGTGGTACGACGCCCTGGTCACGATCCCCGGCTGCGACAAGAACATGCCCGGCTGCATCATGGCGATGGGGCGGCTCAACCGTCCGTCGCTGATGGTCTACGGCGGCACGATCAAGCCCGGCTGCGCTACCATCAAAGGTGAGGAGCTCAAGCTCGACATCGTCAGCGCGTTCCAGTCCTACGGCCAATCGCTGGCGGGAACCATCACCGAAGAAGAACGCCGCACCATCGTCGAAAGCTCCTGCCCCGGCGCGGGCGCGTGCGGCGGCATGTACACCGCCAACACCATGGCTAGCGCGATCGAGTGCATGGGCCTGAGCCTGCCGTACTCGTCCTGCACCCCGGCGGTGGACCAGGAGAAGACCGACGAATGCATCCGGGCCGGCCACGCCGCGCGGAAGCTGCTCGAGCTCGACCTCAAGCCGCGTGACATCGTGACCAAACAGAGCCTGCTCAACGCGATGCGGCTGATCATCGTCACCGGCGGCTCGACCAACGCGGTGCTGCACCTGCTGGCGATCGCCCGGGCGTTCGACATCGAGTTGACCATCGACGAGTGGCAGCAGATGAGCGACGACACGCCGCTGATCTGTGACCTCAAGCCGTCGGGCCGATACGTCATGGAGGAGCTGCACGCGATGGGCGGCACGCCCGCGCTGATCAAGTTCCTGATCGCCGAAGGCATGATCGACGGAAGCCAGATGACCGTGACCGGCAAGACGCTTGCCGAGAACGTCGCCGACCTGGCCGGCCTGCCGCCGTTCGGCGACCCGGCCACCACGCCCGGCACCCAGGACATGGTCCGCCCGCTGTCCGATCCGCTCAAGCCCACCGGCCACCTACAGATCATGCGCGGCAACCTCGCCCCCGGCGGATGTGTGGGCAAGATCACCGGCAAGGAAGGCACTGTGTTTAAGGGCACCGCCCGCGTCTACGACTGCGAAGAAGACATGCTCGACGGCCTCGAGCGCGGCGAGATCGTCAAGGGCGACGTCATCATCATCCGCTACGAAGGCCCCAAGGGCGGCCCCGGCATGCCCGAGATGCTCACGCCCACCAGCGCTGTCGCGGGTGCGGGCCTGATCAAAGACGTAGCGCTCATGACCGACGGCCGTTTCTCCGGCGGCAGCCACGGCTTCATCATCGGCCACGTCGTCCCCGAAGCTCAGGAGGGCGGCCCCATCGCGCTGGTCAAGACCGGCGACGCCGTGACGATCGACACCGACTACGGCGAGATCAACATGGACGTCTCGGATGAAGAACTCGAAGAACGCCGCAAAGCTTGGTCCGCACCCCAGCTCAAAGCCCGCCGCGGCACGTTGTATAAATACATCAAGAACGTGAAGACCGCGTCTGAGGGTTGTGTAACAGACGAATAG
- a CDS encoding enoyl-CoA hydratase/isomerase family protein: MDQMIDVQEASGVCRITLNRPKANAYNQDFLDLFVEVLEQVDASGNARVAVIQSASERFFCAGADIEAFAKSDADGQKKIAATARRVTAMIESSDKVFVASINGHALGGGLELAMACDIRLACDRDYLLGLPEVKLGQMPGNGGSQRLPRLVGFAKGLELTITGDNISPQEAYRIGLVNHLYPADGFTERVEAYVQALAGGPPLAIAAIKRAVRQGWQKSLEDGLAVEASCGESIYDTQDAKEGFQAFLDKRPPIFTGQ, translated from the coding sequence ATGGATCAGATGATTGATGTGCAGGAAGCGTCGGGCGTGTGCCGGATCACGCTCAACCGCCCCAAAGCCAACGCCTACAACCAGGACTTCCTGGACCTATTTGTGGAAGTCCTTGAGCAGGTGGATGCCTCCGGCAACGCCCGGGTCGCGGTGATTCAGAGCGCCAGCGAGCGTTTTTTCTGTGCCGGTGCGGACATCGAAGCTTTTGCCAAATCGGATGCCGATGGTCAGAAGAAGATCGCGGCGACCGCACGGCGGGTCACCGCCATGATCGAGTCCAGCGACAAGGTTTTCGTGGCGTCCATCAACGGCCACGCGCTGGGCGGCGGGCTCGAGCTGGCGATGGCGTGTGACATCCGACTCGCATGCGATCGTGATTACCTGCTGGGCCTGCCCGAAGTGAAGTTGGGCCAGATGCCCGGCAACGGCGGGTCCCAGCGTCTGCCTCGCCTCGTGGGGTTCGCCAAGGGGTTGGAACTGACCATCACGGGTGACAACATCTCCCCGCAGGAGGCCTATCGGATCGGGCTGGTGAATCACCTCTATCCGGCGGATGGATTTACCGAACGGGTCGAAGCCTATGTCCAAGCTCTGGCGGGCGGGCCGCCGTTGGCGATCGCGGCGATCAAGCGGGCGGTCCGGCAGGGCTGGCAGAAATCCCTGGAAGATGGGCTGGCGGTTGAGGCGTCGTGTGGCGAGTCCATCTACGACACCCAGGACGCCAAGGAAGGGTTCCAGGCGTTTCTCGACAAGCGGCCGCCGATCTTTACAGGCCAATAG
- a CDS encoding GntR family transcriptional regulator, which translates to MKTVREQVTTKLRDELVAGQYEGGKVLREAELAARMGVSRGPVRDAILQLANEGFLAYQANRGVTVKHPPNSRNRAFIVSLRIQIEVFAIETGLETITDEDMEKIEHAMDDLKRACVGDDAAMVARYDMAFHEAILMSCGGEDFINAWRQLCAKMLMNYSRLDDYAEVFNEHVHILEHLRERDAKQVIQAIRDNIQ; encoded by the coding sequence TTGAAAACGGTTCGAGAACAAGTAACGACCAAGCTTCGGGATGAATTGGTGGCGGGCCAGTACGAAGGCGGCAAAGTCCTTCGTGAGGCGGAGTTGGCTGCCCGCATGGGCGTCAGCCGCGGCCCGGTCCGCGACGCCATCCTCCAATTAGCCAACGAGGGCTTCCTGGCTTATCAAGCCAACCGCGGCGTGACCGTGAAGCACCCGCCGAACTCGCGCAACCGTGCGTTCATTGTCTCCCTGCGGATCCAGATTGAGGTCTTTGCGATCGAGACGGGGCTCGAGACCATTACCGACGAGGATATGGAGAAGATCGAGCACGCGATGGACGATCTGAAGCGTGCGTGCGTCGGCGACGACGCTGCGATGGTCGCCCGCTACGACATGGCCTTCCACGAAGCGATCCTGATGAGCTGTGGCGGAGAAGATTTCATCAACGCTTGGCGGCAGCTGTGCGCCAAGATGCTCATGAACTACTCCCGTCTCGACGACTACGCCGAGGTGTTCAACGAGCACGTCCATATCCTGGAGCATCTCCGCGAGCGTGACGCCAAGCAGGTCATCCAGGCCATCCGCGACAACATCCAGTAA
- a CDS encoding phosphatase domain-containing protein has product MPVLGVVAAFAGVRFWPYGIILIWFGLCCIVLGFAYLRPGLNLFCKTDTGRIPLYMSVIAFPYLAFTYVVWRVNVGLVSESALIVIDDNLIVGRRLFPHELPRQVTHVVDLTTEFSEPSGVVERVAYQHLPIMDGHVPLRDRLLQTLEELPEDAVVYIHCAQGHGRTGLVAMALLFLRGEIASVSEGISLLQSKRPGIRLNSAQTGFIETVMGRG; this is encoded by the coding sequence ATGCCTGTGTTAGGCGTAGTCGCTGCGTTTGCAGGCGTCCGCTTCTGGCCGTACGGGATTATTCTCATCTGGTTTGGTTTGTGCTGCATTGTGCTTGGCTTTGCCTATTTACGCCCAGGCCTCAATCTTTTTTGTAAGACGGATACTGGTCGGATTCCTTTGTACATGTCTGTGATTGCTTTCCCGTACTTGGCTTTCACTTATGTGGTTTGGCGAGTGAATGTTGGCTTGGTGTCTGAGTCAGCCTTAATTGTGATTGATGACAATTTGATCGTCGGACGACGCTTGTTTCCGCATGAACTGCCTCGGCAGGTAACACACGTTGTTGATTTGACTACCGAGTTTTCTGAGCCATCTGGAGTTGTCGAGCGAGTGGCTTACCAACATCTTCCGATTATGGACGGACACGTCCCCCTACGAGATCGATTGTTGCAGACATTGGAAGAGCTACCTGAAGATGCTGTGGTATACATCCATTGCGCGCAAGGGCATGGTCGCACTGGGTTGGTGGCTATGGCGCTACTGTTCCTTCGTGGCGAGATAGCTTCGGTTTCAGAGGGGATTTCGCTGCTGCAATCAAAACGGCCAGGCATTCGATTGAATTCGGCTCAAACCGGTTTTATCGAAACGGTTATGGGGAGGGGCTAA